ATCATGAagcagcaattgattttgtAAGTTCAGAAAACGTGAGCTAGCCCTTTCTGTGCATCCCTGTTTttggtgttgttgttgttcacTCTGTTCTTGATTCGATGACGCCGGTCGTATATCATCGTCAGACCTTGGTGGTGGCAGCGATAATGGATACATCGGGCTTCTAAATGTTTCCAATGGAGTATATGTAAAGTCGTCATCTGATTCTGAGCCCCGCTCATTATGACAGCATCTATAAGTCGAGTTCAAATAGTCCTTACCTGCAGGACCCCAATTATCCTTCTTCCTGGGATAATCAAAGCTAAATGCTTCTGTCAGCTTTTGTATAGTTGTTTTATCATAGGTACTTGAAATACGCTTACTGCAACCCTTATGGCACTTATGACGCATTGAAATATCCCACTTACTGAGGCTACTCATAACACAACCATCGATAACTCCATTAACAGGATCAAAATCCCAAAAACCTATTCAAAATACATTACTCATATATTACGCCCACATGAGCCAGTATCTACTGACAACTCGAGTAGCGAAAGTCAtcgaaattcaaaaaaGGCCACAGTAGGGAACCGAATGCCCCAGTCAAGAGATAGATTGCTTAGATTACAGTGATCAGGTGTACTACTTACGGAAGGGGAAAGTCGCCTCGAATACAAGCGTATCAATGCCGCAATTTTCGCATTCAATGAGTAGATAGATATCAAAGACATAGTTAATCCTGCGTCTCTCCGACGACCATTCCTAACTGATAAGATTGTCGCACATTACCCACCAAGCGGCGAAGTTTTACCGCCTGGCGCGCGCCGCGCGATCGgtttttatttttttgtATTGGTTGTGTCATGATATGTATATGCCCTTATTTAATATTATACTATGCTTCGTGGTAGTGCCTAAACTTCTCAAAGGAGTGGTCCACTTCATGTGAttcgatttctttcaagtcttttgaaaaatcgactgtttttggatctttgaatttatcCCTGCCACGGCGCCAGATAAATTTGTAACCGATGTAAATTCCTATATCAATGAAAACCATGAGGTAGCAGAATAGGAAATCTCTTACTGTCCATAGACTTGGGAAGAAAACCGTGTATCCCTGAATGAGAATCATCGCAGTTGCCGAGACTAGCCCGACAATGGCAGTGTATGGTTGACCCCAGGACTTGAAAGGTAGCTTTGGTAGGATATCtttgtgaagaagatagGCGCGCCTAAAAAAGAGATAGATTATGCAGAGGACAGTAAAGTTTATCAGCTGCGAAGCGGTAATTAGATTAATCAACCAATTCAACACCACGGCACTATTGTCGTTGAGCTGCAACAGACTAATCAGGCCCCAAAGTAAAGAGATCAATACTGAATAAATTGGGACACCATGTTTGTTGCATCTTGTGAAGATTCTTGGAGCGTACCCGTCGAGTGCCATACCGTACAAAGTTCTTGAGGAACAATAGGTGTAAGCATTACCTGCAGAGAAAGCAGCTGTGATTAGAGCTGCGTTAACGATATCTGGCAAAACTTTGATACCCAGGTTGTTCATAGCGATCACATAAGGAGATGAACCTGCCCCCGGTCTGGACTCATCAATTGCTGCAGTCAACGCAGGGTCATTTGCAGAGCAAATGATCCCGACACATAGACAACTCCccaagaacaagaaagtCAATCTATAGAACACTTGCTTGAATGCTCTGGGCAATACTtttcttggcaatttcACTTCACCGGCCAACATAGAGATATACTCACCACCTGCGATCGTGAATGAAGCTTGAATCAAACATGCTAGGAAACCTTGGAAATAACCTACCGAAGCACCAGCGTCTTTATCGCCATTGGGATAATATTTCTTGAACGGGGTTTCTCCATAGTATCTGAATCCGTAACGATCATGCTTGGGGTTCCCGCCAAGCATagtgatgaaagtgaaTAGAAATAATCCAAGGGCTAAtatgatcttgaaagatgcCAACCAAAATTCAGTCTCCCCATAATATTTCACAGCGCAGATagaaatcaaaaaataCAGTACGATCTGAACAACTAGTGGGATTGCCGCAGAGTAATCATCCCTCCAATAGTGTATAATAGTGTTCACAGAGACAATTTCAAAGGGGATCTGTACACATTGTAGGaaccaaaaattccaaCTTGCCATCACCGCCAGCGAGTCGTCCGCACATCTAGCAGCCAATCTCAAGAACGGAGAACTCACAGGTAAGAAACAAACCATTTCAGCAGTGGAAACAGTGATGCATAAAATTGGAACACACCATAATGCAAACGCAATCAACAGGAATGCTGGTCCACCCTTGTATAGAGCCTTCCCGATGGCAACAAATAAAGCAGTACCAATAACACCTGATATagcaatcaattgaacatGTCTATTCTTCAAACGACGAAAGGTCTGCGTCGAGTACAATAGATCCGAACTTgaatcttcatcatcagtaaCACACCCCAACCAGTCAGTCTTTTTCGCGGGCTTAACGGAAGATTCCACAATGGTAGTACGAACACTGTCCAAATCGTTGGTATCCAACTGTTGAAATTTAACTTCACTTATATTCTTTGGATTTTTACCTATCATGATGCCATGAAGATTTACAGATTTCGAATTACAGGCTACTAAATCTGCACCCAGGTCCTGCCTTTAATACTAGAAGCTGCAAATCGAAACAAGAATAGATCTACTAATGCGAAGGACCCTTGAAGGACCAATAGCTGTGCTTTCTTCCAGAGTAAGATCCAGGGCCCTCGACCTTTGGCGGACTTGATGCGCTCGCCTCCCCCCACTGTTTCTCATATGGTTTAGTGGGGCAGCCGGGGAGCGGCCAAATTTTCTAACAGCCGCTAAGCGCATACAATGGTCATAGTGTACGTACATGCGTTTAGCGGGAAAGATCACTAACAAGATTTTTAAATGCATATAGTTGTCACTGCTGACGCCTATCCGTTTAGCGGGAAATGAAGCACGTGACTTAGAATAGGAAATTGGTTTAAGTAATACCATTGTTTAAACTAATTGATACAGCTAGTCGATAGCTATATCTGCTACTATCTAATCCACCAGAGGGGCAATGGATGATATTTGGGGACAAGAGAGTTTGGCAGTGATCCCTGGTGACGTTTCTGCCAGTAAAGTggctgaaattgaagagactgTGCGAAATATCAATAGAGATGATGATAGTGTGAAGGATGATCCCTGGTGGCAATTGGTACTTCTCATGGCAgacaatgaagaaggagatgaagaattgcGTACATTCCAAGAGCTTCTTATAGAAGTAAAAGATGTCAATGACAAGTCGCGTACTGGTGTTGCACTTATTCATTATACAATTGTCTACGATCACTCGCCCTACATTGAGCTTTTGCACCAGCATAGTAGAAATTTGGACCTTAACCTCttggattctttggttGATTTTACTCCGCTTATGTGGTGTATACAGCTTAATCGGCAAAATTGTTGCACAGAGCTATTCTCCTTTATTGATGAGATAAACTTTAATAAGCCTAATTCGGATGGGCTCAAAGCCTGGGACCTTGTGATACCGGGTTCAGCCATGGCAGAATTTCTCGACCAGAACAACATCTCACAATATCAAACTTTTTCCCCATTGAGCGATGACAGTGTCGAGTTACCAATGGCCAATTTGAATTTAGAGACTGAGTCTTCAGCACTTACAGCAAATGATGGGGCATTTAATGAATTTACggaagattttgaatttgatagattgATAAAGAACCAATATCTGGAGTTCTCCGATTTTGATATCCCCCAAATTCTTGACTTATTAATCTCTTTGCCCAGAAAAAATCCTCATACCACAACCTACCCTGCTGCCTTACTATTCCAATGTATACGGTATGCGGATCATAAGTTAGAATCCACTCCACTGGTCGAATCATTGATCCATCTTTCATTGACTAGAATTATTGCCTCAATCTCAACAGATTTGAATCCTGAGCTGGAAACGCAGGGTGATATAGTCATACAGTCATATTGGCTCAGTGCAGTATCGTTCTTGTACTATTACTTATGCAGAGACGAAGGGTTTTTCAGAAGATATCCAACAATCCTGCAGGATATTATCAATACTCTGCACACTTTGCTGATAGAGATAAATTCGGCGATACGCTCAAGAGTAGTACCACTAATGGATCCCACGATACTTTCCTATACTACGATAGAAGACGTTAAGCAAACGCTATACAAGAGAGATTGGAATTTTTTtaaaaagagaaaacaAGCAAAACAATTAGCATTgcaggagaagaagaaggctgaaTCACACTTTTTCGATAATGACATTTTGAAACACTTATACCCGCCTTCCTTAGAAGATCAGATGAAGGCGTCTCCGATGAAAATAGTTCAAGTTTTTGGTGCTTTGTCGTATGTGTTGGATCTGCATAAGATTCATCCACTATTTCAACAGCAATGTCTCTCAATAGCCATTGACTGGTTCTCGTCAACTCTGTTTAACAAGATGTTAAAGgataaagaaaaaaaagttCTATCGAGAGCTCATGCCATTCAAATTAGGTTAAATCTTTCGAGTTTGGAAACGTGGATACGCAATAATGATTTGACTGTACCGAAGCCTATGCTGATTGATAGTTTCATGTGGCAAAGATTCCCCTTCACCTTAATTCGTGATTTGAACGACATCGATCTGACAAATGTGCCTTTGAGAAATGTAGCTAGTTATAGGCCTGTCGATGGTTTAGCGAGTAGTAACATGCCAGTGGTCTCAGATACGACGAACTCTCTCTTTTATTACCAACCGTTCCACCAAATAACGAGACTCCATTTGGAGCCTGTCTTTCAACTTTTACAATGGTTACAAATTGCCACAACTTTAACGAATGACGAATCGCTAGATGCAACTTTGGCATTGCTACCACGCTTAAAAACCGTGcagcttttgaaagcaATGGACAAATATAGTTACGAAGTTGACGAGCACAAGTTCAactcatctttgaaaaaaagGTTAGCACAAGCGGTCAAGATGGAAAAGTGTAAGGATGACCCGTATCTTCCAGAGAAAAAGACACCACTCTTAGTCTTACCAACAACAGCTGAACTTACAGACACTTACACAAGAAGCACAGACAGCCGATATTTTCAACCGTTATTACCAATAGAAATTCAGGACTCtgctcttgaaattcatGAGGAGAACCTAAAATTGCGCAAGAATGAAAGCTTGGTGGAAGATAAATCCGAAGAAAGCGAACATGACCACGAGGAACATGACCTCAGCGATGAAACGAATGAAGAGGGTGGGAACGGCTCTAAATTTGGAAATGGGCACGCAGGAGACGAATATTTTAGAGAACTCAATACCCCATTAGCTTCCGCTCAACGTCATCCATGGGCCGccaatgatgaaatcgaAGCCAACCCATGGTAAAGAGAAACGAACTTGACGCTCTGCACCTGAATATAGCGATAGTGACATCTGGTAGATCTTGACTACTAAATAATGTAATATCTATGAAACGTACGAATTGCCAGTGGCCTTTGCGCAAGAGAGCATTACTTGGCTTTAGGACAACATAAtgtcaattgatggagATCCAAGAGGCATATTTAAAATGAATGTGACAAAGCTTGCTAGGCTTAAAAGCTATTTAAGACGTGTGAGTTTCACAGCGCAATTGAGGAAGACTTTCCGTTGACGTTGTGAAATGCTGAGACGCCAGTTTTGACTCGTACGTGTACTTCTTCCTCGGAGTCTTCCTCTGCTTTGACGTCCACTTtctcatttttcaaatcgaaCATTGGTTCAGCGGTGTTACTCATAGCTTCACTCAAGCCATGTATGTCGCTAACACTCTGCCAAACACTTTCTTGTCGCGGCAAAAAAGCATTTTCTGGTATCGAGCTGTCGAAAGGTGCTCCCTCAGATCCTTGTATGCCTTTGTCACCTGTTGCAACTACTTTCTGACCATTCTTAGAAGATTGAGCCATTGGTGTACCCGCCGACATTTTGTGTAAAGGTGAGCCCGACACAACTAGATAAACAAAACTTTCCAGTGACCATTCATACCATGTCCGTTTCTCCAACGGTGAATGGTTTCGTGACAGAAAAACCGTGAGTTCTGTGTCGTCTGTCACTGTGAAAGGCTGCTTCAACGGGAACACTAACGGAGACCATGAGTACATGTCCGGCGTATGTCCTAGCTTCTTAAATCTCTCCCCCAAAGTGCTATCCGCAAAAACAGTCACATCACTGTTAGAAACACCTCGCTGATGAGAAGCATTTTGGGTGTATATTTCTTCGTCACCATTTAGGGAACCGGGAAGCAATTTCACAATTGAGTCGTCAGGGACTGTCGATAACATAACATTTTCGTACAGCTGAGCCGTAAAATACCCTACCAAACCATGTAGCTCTCCTCTGTACTTGATTTTGAACTCGCTGTTAACGTTCTTCGAGAACTGGTTCTCATCATTTTTTCCTAGAGGATGCTGAAACGACCAcaattcattgatcttCGATGACAACACAGAGTAAGGAATATTGTGCATAACCCATGGTGAATTTTGTCCACCTTCacgatttttcaacttttgataGAGTAGCGGCGATGCTATCGGAGCAATATAAGACGTGTATGCCTGTGGTATAAATATTGTACTTGGCTTAGAATGGAACCGCTCAACTGCAGATAGACATTCGGGAGATAGCTCGTTGCAGCCGAATGACCCCAGCAACTCACTGATGCATAAATCAACTTTGATTGTCTCATCTTTCCATTGGCACATATCTTCCATGATAATTCTCACGCGATTGTTCCACAAATCAAAGTTTCGTTTCTGCAAGTATAAGCACGCTTGTGGATTCTTTTCCAGTGCAATCACTTGAATCTGATTCTGGCACTTCATGTGCTTTAGGAGGTGCATCGTTCGATCTACTAAAGGTCCTCGACCTGCACCGGCAATCAGAATAGTTAGCTGCTCTGATATGTTCCCAGACATTAGCTTTTTCAGGGCTTTTTCGATGGCCAATTGATACATGCCATATTTGGCTACGTCCTTCTCGAAGACTGAGTACACGTAGTTTGACAGGTTATTTGAGTGGGGCTTTAATGGGGGCATCAATCTGGGAGAATGCATATCGAGATGTGAATGACTTATTAGTTTATTattttcattattattGTTATTATTACCATTATTGGTTCTCTTACCTTTTATTCCATTATAATTGATAGTGTTCCTACCTTGAGTTATGAGTTGTTTATCACCTCTCTTTAAGAGATAGTTGATATATTCCAAGTATGCTGCCTCTCCCCCTTTTATTTGACCGGCGTATTTCTCCATACCATGCAAGATAATGCAGAGCTCACCATTGGAATTGGGTTGGGAGTTCCCGTTGAtctgttgaaattttgttATTAAACTCTGATTGAATTTATGCAAAACGGGATAGTCATATTGGTTTGTGGCAAATATGGATGACGATACCAGTAAACACGATACTGGTTCACATAGCCACCTGTTTAGCACATGCGATGGAGCCCTTATTCGCGGAACAGCCAAGGATATTGTCAGCGATGGGTGATAATCACACAATTTCCTTATAGTGTGCCAGAGTTCCCACGTAGCAAGAGGATCGCTATCCTCATATAATGGTAGAGATACAGATAGCAGCATGGGAGGGTGCGCCGAGATAGCTTCATCGTTTAGTAGTCTTGAGATGACTTGGGCGTACCTTAACAAATCAGAGAGCTCCCGTGGCGGAGCTACTATAAGCTTATCGATCCCAACAAATCTTGCATATCTGCACTCATTGAGCAACACTTGGTAGGACAATTCCCTTACAGCATTATCTGAACTTTCCAACTCCAACCATGAAGATAAAAGCCCAATGTAGGCCGCTGGACTGTTAGTTTTACTAACGTTGAATGGAGGGATGCACagctcttgcaattgaggttctttgatcttcaataCGCAACCTGGATGTGATTCTCGCtgtcttctttgattgaattCCTGAAACTGCTTCCTTACGCTCTCCCTGTATTTGCCGTTCGTAATAGGAAGCAGAATGTAGTCGTAGTTGTTCGGTAGCTTGCTAAACCGTGCTGGATCAGCTGAGTAGAGTTCATCAGATAAACCACTACCATTGGGAGAAAATTTCACACCAACAAAGACGTTACTTTCCATCTCCTACTGACAGTAATGAGCTCTCTATCTCTACCGATTAATCTCTCGTAACTCGCAACAGTATAATGGAGATTAATTGACAGTCACAGCCGCTCTTTTTTCTCTATGGCTGAACTTTGTTGCAACTTACGCGTTTTGTATGAGCTTCTCTCGAAGCCCTTTCGCTTCTTCGTTCGTTGACGATCTAACAGATCAACAACTTCTAAAAAGTTCAACGGGCCTCGAAAACTAGTGAACAGTACACTGAAGAGCAGTGAACATTGACCCTCTTTAGGATGTATCACCATCACCATGCATTCCAAGGAAGGAAACTCACAGAACAAGAACGAGCAAGGGTGCTAGAGTTTCAAGAATCGATCCACTATTCACCTCGTTACTCTGATGATACACATGAATATAGACATGTCATGCTGCCCAAGGCGATGTTGAAAATGATACCTTCAGATTATTTCAATTCCGAGACTGGTACGCTAAGAATTCTTACAGAGGATGAGTGGAGAGGTCTCGGAGTCACACAGTCACTCGGTTGGGAGCATTTCGAATGCCATGCACCAGAACCACATATTTTGTTGTTTAAAAGACCGCTCAACTATGAACAGGAGCTGAgagctgctgctgctgctgtaGCGGCCCAGCAACAAGAGCAGCAACAGTCTGGAAACCAGATTGGCATCCAGCAGTAGCCTTATGGCTTAAATGCATTGAGTTCCACGCGGGATAGAACCAACGAGTAGCAACACAGCTTTGTTGTAACAGTATATAAGATAATTATAGTGAACTCCAAAAACCAAGATACCAGAGGATGGCATAAAAGCCGAAACTACTATCTAACAATCGCCAAGATCTGAAGAGATACTTGAGAGGGTTCAATGGTTGTTTCTACTTCCATATGTTTATCGTATGTCATATTACATGTAGATCTTCGAACGCGTTAAggatttgatctttcaaagaaaacatGGGCATCGCTTCAACTAAAAAGCAGTCGCTTATCGACTCTTGCGAAAGTCCTAAGGCTTTCTGGGGATGGATTCTCATGTCAGATACTTAGATGAACTCAAGTTGGCGATTAAAGAGTCCCGTTTGATACAGCCTTTTGCTGCTGATGGTGGTCATTCGAATGAGAATGGCGAGACGAGTAACGATGATCTGAAGAGTCTCAAGATCCTTAATACCATGATTCGGAACTTACGAAATGCTGAAAGAAATGATATAATTGAAAATAACAGGATTTTTGCTAGCTCGGTCGAAGTATTGGACCTTTTGATTCGATCGAAGCCGTACCTTCTGAAACAATCTGAAAATAAAGGTGATCTCACAACGCTGGTTTCCGATTTACTAGATATATCAATACTTAACTACATGGTCCCTCACAGAATGTGGTTTTTGCGACGAAAGTTGGGCGGTTGGTGTAATGCAACTGTTTTACTATACGGAAATCAATGGAAGTTAAAACTATCGGAATTCATTTCAGAGATTGTGGCTAAATgtgagaagaacttgatgCAAGTGTTTGCAGATGGATGTGAGAAAGAATTCTTAATCCACAATTTGAGAAGACTCTATGTTATCTTTTACTGGCTCGCGGGACCTCCAGATGTATTTGGCAACTCACTAACAatgtcaaattcttctctagGCGTAAACTTGTGGGattttcactttcaaaaactGATACGAATGGTCTTTTATCTATTCAGTTCGTTGCAGGAGCACAAGTTAGGGGATGAGCTCGCACAGCTACCAGCCAAATATCTGTCGTTGGTGGTAGAGTATTTTATCAACAAGACGGCGTATTACGCACCTGATTCCCAAGCCTTTTCTGCAGATCAGCTAAGATTTACACTTAATATAATGAGCATGTTTCTCAGAAACAAGTTTGGGCGCCGGGAAGATGATCTCGTCATTTCAAAGTGTTTGTTACGGGTGTATTCGATGTGTGTACCCAAAAAAGGTGATCAAGTCAATGATAATATATCCATATTCACCGAGAATTTCCCCCTAGCAGAAGGTTTCGACGCTAGAGAGATTTTGAGTGCAGCAGAACCGGAAACCACTTTAATACCATATACCAACATGGCTTTATATCTGATACAGGTTGATATACGAAGACGAACAACACCCATCAGCGAACTGAAATTTGACATCGAAAGTAGAGTATGGTATTCTGAAGCAGACGACTACGAACTATTAAAGCGCCTTTCAACGCATTACACATCGAATGACTCTCAGTTTGAAGGCCTCTACTATTATTTGCTCCGAAACTTTTATCCAGTTTCTGAAACAGGCCGATCCTTACCACTCTCACTGATCCCAAGTGAAATAACACTCAAACCTAATGATAATTTGGAAACACTAATGATGCAATTAGCAAGAATTATAAAGGCAAAACTattggagaagaatttcagTGACCTCATTGGCCTAATCAAAACACTAGGCAAATTAGCATGTTTCGAATCTGAAGCAGAGAGAGCAAACATTAAGCTAGAAAAGTGGGAGACATGTATGATTTGCGATTCTATCCATCAGGGCAGCATATACCGTCTTATAGACACAGACAGGCCCAAGTCAGAAAATTGTATGTCATACAAGCTGCTAAACAAGATTTTACTGTCGAATCCAGAACTCATAAGCTTCCCTGAGTCGTTACTTGCGGCACTCTTGATTACACTACAGCGAATATTCACTCATTATCAACCGCCCCAGCTATCAGACTTTCAGGTTGCGACTCCTAAGAAGCATCCC
The window above is part of the Torulaspora delbrueckii CBS 1146 chromosome 3, complete genome genome. Proteins encoded here:
- the AGP2 gene encoding Agp2p (similar to Saccharomyces cerevisiae AGP2 (YBR132C); ancestral locus Anc_3.397), producing MIGKNPKNISEVKFQQLDTNDLDSVRTTIVESSVKPAKKTDWLGCVTDDEDSSSDLLYSTQTFRRLKNRHVQLIAISGVIGTALFVAIGKALYKGGPAFLLIAFALWCVPILCITVSTAEMVCFLPVSSPFLRLAARCADDSLAVMASWNFWFLQCVQIPFEIVSVNTIIHYWRDDYSAAIPLVVQIVLYFLISICAVKYYGETEFWLASFKIILALGLFLFTFITMLGGNPKHDRYGFRYYGETPFKKYYPNGDKDAGASVGYFQGFLACLIQASFTIAGGEYISMLAGEVKLPRKVLPRAFKQVFYRLTFLFLGSCLCVGIICSANDPALTAAIDESRPGAGSSPYVIAMNNLGIKVLPDIVNAALITAAFSAGNAYTYCSSRTLYGMALDGYAPRIFTRCNKHGVPIYSVLISLLWGLISLLQLNDNSAVVLNWLINLITASQLINFTVLCIIYLFFRRAYLLHKDILPKLPFKSWGQPYTAIVGLVSATAMILIQGYTVFFPSLWTVRDFLFCYLMVFIDIGIYIGYKFIWRRGRDKFKDPKTVDFSKDLKEIESHEVDHSFEKFRHYHEA
- the TDEL0C05350 gene encoding uncharacterized protein (similar to Saccharomyces cerevisiae YPR089W; ancestral locus Anc_3.398); protein product: MDDIWGQESLAVIPGDVSASKVAEIEETVRNINRDDDSVKDDPWWQLVLLMADNEEGDEELRTFQELLIEVKDVNDKSRTGVALIHYTIVYDHSPYIELLHQHSRNLDLNLLDSLVDFTPLMWCIQLNRQNCCTELFSFIDEINFNKPNSDGLKAWDLVIPGSAMAEFLDQNNISQYQTFSPLSDDSVELPMANLNLETESSALTANDGAFNEFTEDFEFDRLIKNQYLEFSDFDIPQILDLLISLPRKNPHTTTYPAALLFQCIRYADHKLESTPLVESLIHLSLTRIIASISTDLNPELETQGDIVIQSYWLSAVSFLYYYLCRDEGFFRRYPTILQDIINTLHTLLIEINSAIRSRVVPLMDPTILSYTTIEDVKQTLYKRDWNFFKKRKQAKQLALQEKKKAESHFFDNDILKHLYPPSLEDQMKASPMKIVQVFGALSYVLDLHKIHPLFQQQCLSIAIDWFSSTLFNKMLKDKEKKVLSRAHAIQIRLNLSSLETWIRNNDLTVPKPMLIDSFMWQRFPFTLIRDLNDIDLTNVPLRNVASYRPVDGLASSNMPVVSDTTNSLFYYQPFHQITRLHLEPVFQLLQWLQIATTLTNDESLDATLALLPRLKTVQLLKAMDKYSYEVDEHKFNSSLKKRLAQAVKMEKCKDDPYLPEKKTPLLVLPTTAELTDTYTRSTDSRYFQPLLPIEIQDSALEIHEENLKLRKNESLVEDKSEESEHDHEEHDLSDETNEEGGNGSKFGNGHAGDEYFRELNTPLASAQRHPWAANDEIEANPW
- the HSL7 gene encoding protein arginine N-methyltransferase (similar to Saccharomyces cerevisiae HSL7 (YBR133C); ancestral locus Anc_3.399), translating into MESNVFVGVKFSPNGSGLSDELYSADPARFSKLPNNYDYILLPITNGKYRESVRKQFQEFNQRRQRESHPGCVLKIKEPQLQELCIPPFNVSKTNSPAAYIGLLSSWLELESSDNAVRELSYQVLLNECRYARFVGIDKLIVAPPRELSDLLRYAQVISRLLNDEAISAHPPMLLSVSLPLYEDSDPLATWELWHTIRKLCDYHPSLTISLAVPRIRAPSHVLNRWLCEPVSCLLVSSSIFATNQYDYPVLHKFNQSLITKFQQINGNSQPNSNGELCIILHGMEKYAGQIKGGEAAYLEYINYLLKRGDKQLITQGRNTINYNGIKGKRTNNGNNNNNNENNKLISHSHLDMHSPRLMPPLKPHSNNLSNYVYSVFEKDVAKYGMYQLAIEKALKKLMSGNISEQLTILIAGAGRGPLVDRTMHLLKHMKCQNQIQVIALEKNPQACLYLQKRNFDLWNNRVRIIMEDMCQWKDETIKVDLCISELLGSFGCNELSPECLSAVERFHSKPSTIFIPQAYTSYIAPIASPLLYQKLKNREGGQNSPWVMHNIPYSVLSSKINELWSFQHPLGKNDENQFSKNVNSEFKIKYRGELHGLVGYFTAQLYENVMLSTVPDDSIVKLLPGSLNGDEEIYTQNASHQRGVSNSDVTVFADSTLGERFKKLGHTPDMYSWSPLVFPLKQPFTVTDDTELTVFLSRNHSPLEKRTWYEWSLESFVYLVVSGSPLHKMSAGTPMAQSSKNGQKVVATGDKGIQGSEGAPFDSSIPENAFLPRQESVWQSVSDIHGLSEAMSNTAEPMFDLKNEKVDVKAEEDSEEEVHVRVKTGVSAFHNVNGKSSSIAL
- the CKS1 gene encoding cyclin-dependent protein kinase regulatory subunit CKS1 (similar to Saccharomyces cerevisiae CKS1 (YBR135W); ancestral locus Anc_3.400), with translation MYHHHHAFQGRKLTEQERARVLEFQESIHYSPRYSDDTHEYRHVMLPKAMLKMIPSDYFNSETGTLRILTEDEWRGLGVTQSLGWEHFECHAPEPHILLFKRPLNYEQELRAAAAAVAAQQQEQQQSGNQIGIQQ